ACGCACCTCTTGTGTACGACGAGTTCTCCCTCGCCACCAAGGTTATCGTAGGTAACTACGTGAGCGGGACGATCTTCCTCAGTAAGGATCAGGTGCATCGTTACGACGCCACCCAATGGGTCACCTCGGCCTACCCGCCCGCGGTACTTCTCGGCAGCGAATATCACAACGACATGAGGCACATGGACGCAGCGCTTTCGGGGGCGGGTGTCACGCACGAGCTCATCGATCCGCTGGCCGAGCGTGGCCTGAAGATGCCGCACTGCTTTGTGGCCTCCGAGCGCAAGAACAAGGTCGCACGTGACGCGTTCGAGAGGATGCTGGCCTTTCTCGCCGACCGGACGGACTAGCTCACTGGGAGCGTAGCAGGGCGATCGCGAGGCGGTACTTTTGCACTCGCTCTCGGTCGGCATCCGTGACCTTGGCCAGGCGGCTGAGGTCGCTGTTGTGGGTGAGGTCGGCGAGCTTCACCGTGCGGGCGAGTGCGTTGTGCTTCAGGTTTGACACATAGCCAAGATAGGGCACGCTTTTGTCGTGCGTGAGCAGTTCAAGGGCGTCGATCACGTCGTCTTCGATGCCAGCCGCGCGCAGGTCGTCGAAGGTGGTCGGCGTATCTTCCACAACGTCGTGCAGCCATGCCGTCGCTTTTGCCTTGTCACCGCTTACCTGTGCGGCCACGTGCGCGGGGTGTTCGATGTAGGGTGCGCCGGCTTTGTCGGTTTGTCCCGCGTGCGCCTTGCGTGCGATTGCCTGGGCAATCGTTTCCTGCGGTCCCATGTGCCTCATCCCTTCCTGCGGCTCTAGTGCGATTCTATCGAAGGCGGAATGAGATGCGAAGCTAAGGAATGGGAGAGGAACGTGTTTTCCCGCGATGCGAGGAGCCATGCTCGAACGCCTTGATGCCGCTGCCCTTGTCGACCCTGCGATAAGGCGCGGGGCCTCATGGCGAAGCGGCAGACGGCGGCAATGCTGGCGCGGCTTATCCGCAACGCGGATGCTCCTCTCCGCAGCCGCGAGATCCATGCGGCACTCTGCGCCATCGCGGACCTTCTGCCTGATATCGGCGAAGGGGGGGACTGCCTGGAGTAACAGGCTTGACCCTCACGTAACGTCATGGTTTAGAGTGTGGCCAAGACGAGCGAGAGGAGGGTCCGTGAGAACCGTGCATGAAGTCAGCGAGCTTGCGCACGTGAGCGTGCGAACGCTGCATCACTACGACAAGATAGGCCTGCTTCGACCAAGCGCCCGCAGCGAGGCGGGCTACAGGCTCTACAGTGACAAAGACCTGGCGCGACTGCAGCAGATCATGCTCTTTCGGGAGCTGGAGTTCTCGCTCGCCGACATAGGGGCAATTCTCGACAGCCCGGAATTCGATCGAGACAGAGCGCTCGACCAGCAGATCGAGCTTTTGGAGCTTCGTCGGGAGCACATCGGAAACCTGATAGACATGGCAAAGGCCATGAGGGACGGAGAGGGAAGCATCTTGGAATTCGAGCCGTTCGACACGAGCAAGCTGGACGAATACGCCGAGCAGGCGAAGGCTTCGTGGGGAAAGACCCCGCAATGGAAGGAATACGAGGAGAAGTGGGCCGGAAGGCCGAAGGAGGAGCAGGTCGCGATGGGCAAGAGCCTGATGGAGCTCTTCGTGCCGTTTGGGCGGATGTCTGCCGAAGGGGCCGACCCCTCGTGCGAGGAGGCGCTGGCTCAGGTCGCAAGGATCCAGGCATTCATCACCGAGAACTACTACGACTGCACCAACGAGATTCTGGCGGGGCTTGGCCAGGCATACGGCAGTGGTGGCGACTTCACGCGCAACATCAACGCGGCGGCCGGTCCCGGTGCCGCCGAGTTTGCCGCCGCCGCGGTGCGCGCGTACTGCGAACGAGCGTAGGTTGCGAGAGGCCCGCCCGGCAGGGCCTAGCTGGCTGCCAGCAGGCGGATGTCCTTCTCGACGTCCGCCATGGTGGTGCGCCGCAGCTGGTCCTCCAGCGCCCGCTGGGCAGCCTCCAGGCGATCGTCCAGCGCGGCGTGGATGTTGCCGCCCACGGGGCACTGCGGGCAGGGGCTCTCGTGAAAGTGGAAGAGCGAGTCCGCGTCGCTCTGGTCAACGGCGCGCCACAGGTCGAGGAGGGTGATCTTCTGGAGCGGGCGTGCCAGTGTGATGCCGGACTTTCCCTTGCTGGAGTTGATGATGTTCGCCTGCTTGAGCATGCCCATGATCGTGCGGACCATGACGGGGCTCGTGCCGATGCTTTCTGCGAGGAAGGCGCTGGTGACGGGCCTTGTGCCACCGAAGTAGTCTATGGCGCACACCATGTGCGCCGCCATCGTGAGCCTGCTGGTTATCTGCATTCGTTCACCTATTCCGTAACTACTACCTTGCCAAGGGTCTTCTTCCTGCCCCTTGTGTGAGGGTACTACTCCGTGGCGAGTGCTGACATTGCACGCGCCGCGCCGCTGTGACCGCAGGCGCATAGCTGGTCTTCCGGCAGGTCGCAGGCATGGCGCTGGCGCGAGACCAGCTGCTCGACGAATGCCGTCGCGGGGCGTGCCAGAATCTCCTCGGGCGCACCGTATTGCTGTACCTTGCCCTCATCGAGCACGAGCACGTGCGTCCCCAGGCGCAGCGCCTCGCCTATGTCGTGGGTCACGAACATTACGGTGATGCCGGTCTCGCGGTGGATGCGGCTTATTTCGACCTGCAGCTGACCGCGGGTAATCTCGTCCACGGCACCGAACGGCTCGTCCATCAGAAGGATGTCGGGCGACGCGGCCAGGGCCCGTGCGATGCCCACGCGCTGCTGCTGACCGCCCGAGAGCTCGGACGGGTAGCGCTCCAGGAGGTCTTTGGAGAGCCCCACGATGTCCATCCACGTGCGCACTGCCTTGCGCGTGCGCTCGTGGTCGTGCTTGTTGAGCAGATTGGGCACGTATGAGATGTTGTCCTCCACCGTCATGTTGGGGAAGAGGACGCTCCCCTGGATGGCGTAGCCGATGTTGCGGCGCAGCTGGATGGGGTCGGTGTCGCGCACATTGTGGCCGTCCACGAGCACGGTGCCCGAGGTGGGCTCTATCAGGCGGTTCACCATCTTGAGCGCGGTGGTCTTGCCGCTTCCGGAGGAGCCGATCATGGTGACGAACTCGCCCTTCGGAACCTTGAGGTCGAGGTGCTCCAGCACGCTCTTCTCGCCATAGGACTTGCTGACGTCGCGGTACTCGATGGCGACGCTGGTGGTGTTGGTCGCGTTGCTCATTAGATCAGCCCCTTCGAGCTCAGGAACTCCCTGGCCACGGCCTTGGGGTCCTTCTTTTCCTCTTCCACCTCGTAGTTCATGCGGGCCATGTCCTCCTCGGATATGGTGCCCTGGAGCTTCTTGAGCTCGGCGCGCAGCTCGGGGTGCTCTTGGAGCGTCTGGTTGCGAACGACGTTTCCGCACTGGTAGGAGGGGAAGAAGCCCTTGTCGTCGGTGAGCACCGTGGCGTCCGCGGTGCTGAGCTTGCCGTCGGTGGTGTAGATGATGATCGCGTCCACGCTGTCCTGGGCGAGGGCGTCGTACTTGAGGCCCGCGTCCATCTCGGTGGTCTTGCCGAAGCTCATGCCGTAGGTGCTGCAGAGGGCGTCGTATCCGTCCTCGCGCTCGAAGAAGTCCGGCTCGGCCCCAAGGTTCAGCTGGCCGGCGACCTTGGCGAGGTCCGA
This sequence is a window from Parafannyhessea umbonata. Protein-coding genes within it:
- a CDS encoding ABC transporter ATP-binding protein yields the protein MSNATNTTSVAIEYRDVSKSYGEKSVLEHLDLKVPKGEFVTMIGSSGSGKTTALKMVNRLIEPTSGTVLVDGHNVRDTDPIQLRRNIGYAIQGSVLFPNMTVEDNISYVPNLLNKHDHERTRKAVRTWMDIVGLSKDLLERYPSELSGGQQQRVGIARALAASPDILLMDEPFGAVDEITRGQLQVEISRIHRETGITVMFVTHDIGEALRLGTHVLVLDEGKVQQYGAPEEILARPATAFVEQLVSRQRHACDLPEDQLCACGHSGAARAMSALATE
- a CDS encoding Rrf2 family transcriptional regulator; the protein is MQITSRLTMAAHMVCAIDYFGGTRPVTSAFLAESIGTSPVMVRTIMGMLKQANIINSSKGKSGITLARPLQKITLLDLWRAVDQSDADSLFHFHESPCPQCPVGGNIHAALDDRLEAAQRALEDQLRRTTMADVEKDIRLLAAS
- a CDS encoding MerR family transcriptional regulator codes for the protein MRTVHEVSELAHVSVRTLHHYDKIGLLRPSARSEAGYRLYSDKDLARLQQIMLFRELEFSLADIGAILDSPEFDRDRALDQQIELLELRREHIGNLIDMAKAMRDGEGSILEFEPFDTSKLDEYAEQAKASWGKTPQWKEYEEKWAGRPKEEQVAMGKSLMELFVPFGRMSAEGADPSCEEALAQVARIQAFITENYYDCTNEILAGLGQAYGSGGDFTRNINAAAGPGAAEFAAAAVRAYCERA
- a CDS encoding HD domain-containing protein; its protein translation is MGPQETIAQAIARKAHAGQTDKAGAPYIEHPAHVAAQVSGDKAKATAWLHDVVEDTPTTFDDLRAAGIEDDVIDALELLTHDKSVPYLGYVSNLKHNALARTVKLADLTHNSDLSRLAKVTDADRERVQKYRLAIALLRSQ